From Thermogemmata fonticola, a single genomic window includes:
- a CDS encoding spermine/spermidine synthase domain-containing protein, which produces MFKRHTWELFIISFLVLFLELVCIRWFPAHVLFLTFFVNLVLIACFVGMSIGCLLAKSSINHIYSTPYWLTLSLILALVIDRYSGLLIFNILMGDQSQTDVVYFGAEAAASPRNRLPFAIPIEAFAAVYFALIVAIFVGPGQEMGRAFNRIPERTTAYSANLLGSLAGIIAFAVCSYFRIPPPAWFGIASIIILRWIWIQCCSSEKNLSNNIQITKNYLPRRIIRTLFLVFSVLLTIPTSGILNNQERLTTWSEYYRVDYIPANQMIVTNLIAHQLIEPQSRPPEAAIPYALPYLLQRELRHQNGTPAWPDFHRILIIGAGCGNDVARALLFTSNHTDLHIDAVEIDPVIQQLGVRYHTDKPYSDPRVHVTINDGRNFLRQAPDATYDLVIFALVDSLVLQSGYTSLRLESYLFTLESFRDVRRVLKPQGIAVIYNVFRQGWIAARLREQLRLAFDGSEPVVIATPPRSEIRLSHFLPHTGISFFAGREEVLAPLREAFAPGPNQAVRFWYPWNVGIQAEVDPNVPRTRKAQFGATPPSMPPIGEEIADSQLDDKSNKSPTWIGLYPAIVEDSNGSLRLATDDWPFLYTRFPAIPNLTLRSMILIAGLSVVLWWLYGGWQMWRSESPDSRIQDAMRVEWGLLARSFFLGAGFMLLETKAVVQMALLFGGTWMVNTAVFAAILLMSLLSNLYVIWAQPKRLEIYYGGLMLSLLAGLWITPAVFLGWPGGVQVLAACLLAFLPIAFAGVIFATTLRRTEQPDRLIGANIAGAILGGLSENTSVIWGFSGLLIVACGFYMISMLGKYTRSKIEQP; this is translated from the coding sequence ATGTTCAAGCGTCATACATGGGAGTTATTTATTATCTCATTTTTAGTTCTATTTTTGGAACTAGTATGTATTCGTTGGTTTCCAGCACATGTGTTATTTTTGACTTTCTTCGTGAATCTAGTACTCATTGCATGCTTTGTTGGCATGTCAATCGGATGTCTATTGGCAAAATCTTCCATCAATCACATTTATAGTACACCATACTGGTTGACATTGTCATTGATTCTTGCTTTGGTGATTGATAGATATTCCGGTCTGCTCATATTTAACATATTGATGGGTGATCAAAGCCAGACCGATGTTGTATATTTTGGTGCCGAAGCAGCAGCCTCACCCAGGAATCGCTTGCCTTTTGCAATACCCATCGAAGCATTTGCGGCGGTGTACTTCGCTTTGATTGTGGCAATTTTCGTAGGACCTGGGCAGGAGATGGGGCGTGCTTTCAACCGTATTCCTGAACGAACAACGGCATACTCCGCTAATCTACTCGGCAGTTTGGCGGGAATTATCGCATTTGCTGTTTGTTCCTACTTCCGCATTCCGCCTCCTGCGTGGTTTGGCATAGCTTCCATCATTATTCTTCGTTGGATATGGATACAATGTTGTAGTTCAGAGAAAAATTTATCAAATAATATACAGATAACAAAAAATTATTTACCGCGTCGGATTATCAGAACATTATTTCTTGTCTTTTCGGTTCTGCTGACTATTCCCACATCTGGTATACTGAACAATCAGGAAAGGTTGACTACATGGAGTGAATATTATAGAGTTGATTACATCCCTGCCAATCAAATGATTGTGACCAATTTGATTGCACATCAATTGATCGAACCGCAATCCAGACCTCCCGAGGCTGCCATTCCCTATGCTCTGCCATATTTACTGCAACGAGAATTGCGTCACCAAAACGGCACACCGGCTTGGCCAGACTTTCACCGCATCCTCATCATAGGAGCAGGCTGTGGCAATGATGTGGCTAGAGCCTTGCTCTTCACCTCTAATCATACTGATCTACACATCGATGCGGTTGAGATTGATCCCGTCATTCAACAACTTGGAGTGCGGTATCATACAGATAAACCCTACAGCGATCCGCGTGTACATGTCACAATCAATGACGGTCGGAATTTCTTGCGTCAAGCACCCGATGCAACTTACGATCTAGTTATATTTGCATTAGTAGACTCCTTGGTATTACAATCGGGTTATACTAGTTTGAGACTGGAAAGTTATCTATTTACATTAGAAAGCTTTCGAGATGTAAGAAGGGTACTAAAACCTCAAGGTATAGCTGTAATATACAATGTATTTCGTCAAGGCTGGATTGCAGCCCGCTTACGGGAACAGTTGCGGTTAGCCTTTGATGGGTCCGAGCCGGTGGTTATCGCCACACCTCCGCGAAGCGAAATCCGTCTGAGCCATTTCCTGCCTCATACAGGCATCAGCTTCTTCGCCGGGCGAGAAGAGGTCCTAGCTCCTTTGCGGGAGGCCTTTGCTCCCGGCCCAAACCAAGCGGTACGTTTCTGGTATCCTTGGAATGTGGGAATTCAGGCAGAAGTTGATCCCAATGTGCCTCGCACCCGCAAAGCGCAATTCGGAGCAACGCCTCCCTCGATGCCACCAATAGGGGAAGAAATCGCCGACTCTCAACTAGACGACAAATCTAATAAAAGCCCGACATGGATTGGTCTTTATCCTGCCATTGTAGAAGATAGTAATGGATCATTGAGGCTTGCTACAGATGACTGGCCTTTTCTTTATACACGTTTTCCAGCAATTCCTAACCTGACATTACGCAGCATGATATTAATCGCTGGGCTTTCTGTTGTCTTGTGGTGGCTCTATGGTGGCTGGCAAATGTGGCGGTCGGAAAGCCCCGACTCCAGAATTCAAGACGCTATGCGTGTTGAATGGGGATTACTCGCTCGCTCATTTTTTCTCGGCGCCGGTTTCATGCTCCTCGAAACGAAAGCTGTGGTCCAGATGGCCCTACTCTTTGGCGGGACGTGGATGGTCAACACGGCTGTCTTCGCAGCGATATTGCTGATGAGCTTACTCAGTAACCTATATGTTATCTGGGCTCAGCCAAAACGCTTGGAAATATACTATGGCGGATTAATGCTGAGTTTGTTAGCAGGTTTATGGATCACACCGGCAGTATTTTTAGGCTGGCCGGGAGGTGTCCAAGTACTAGCGGCATGTCTGTTAGCTTTCCTGCCGATTGCTTTTGCAGGTGTCATCTTTGCTACTACGCTCCGACGCACGGAGCAGCCGGATCGCCTCATCGGCGCCAACATCGCCGGAGCGATTCTCGGCGGCTTGAGTGAAAACACCTCCGTGATCTGGGGCTTTTCTGGATTACTCATAGTAGCTTGTGGATTCTATATGATCTCTATGTTGGGAAAGTATACTCGATCAAAAATAGAGCAGCCATGA